Part of the Oceanotoga teriensis genome, TGTTTGAATATATTCAATATTTTTTATTCCATATTCTTTCATTAAATCAGAAACTTCTTCTACAGTTGCCCATTTAACATCTTTTAAAAACTCTAAAGGATAAGGATATTCAGGAGATATTTTTTTATCAAATTCTCCTTTTAAATAAGATAGATCATATAATAAAGGAAAGGAAGATTCTTTTGGTAATATTGAAACTATAATTTCTCCATTTTTTTTACATACTCTTACAGCCTCTTGTATAGATTTTCTTTTATCATTTACAGATGCCATTATAGTGCCTAGATAAACATTTTCCCAACTTTCATCATCATAAGGTAACTCCTCTGCACATCCTATTTTAACATCTAATCCTTTACTTTTAGCGAGTTTTGCCATATCTTCTGAAGGTTCTATACCCTCTTTAATTCCAAGTTCTTTTGCAAAAAGACCATCTCCAATACCCACAGCAAGAGTTTTTTCGGGATTTTTTAAAGCCTTTTTTTGTGCTTTTAATTCATTTTCGAATAATATTTTATTTGATTTGAACCATTTATCATAATCATTTGCATGATATTTAAAATGTTGAATTTTTGCTGGTTTTATATTATGATTCAGTGGGCCATGTCCATGTCCAATATTTTTAGGGGCATATTTTATAGCCTTTGTTATGAAATCTTTAGCTATAGTTAAGGCATCTTTTAATGTATAATTTTGGGCTATTAATGAAGTTATTGCTGCCGATATTGTACAGCCAGTTCCATGAGTGTTTTTTGAATTGATTCTTTTTTCTGAGTATTCATAAAAATTAAATCCATCATATAAAATATCTGTTGCAATTTCACCTTTAAAATGTCCCCCTTTTAAAAGAACATTTTTAGCTCCTTTTTCATATATTTTAATACAGGCATTTTTCATATCTTCTATATTTTTAATAGCCATTTCACTTATTATTTCAGCTTCTGGTATATTAGGTGTTATCAGATATGATATTGGAATTAATTCTTCTATTAAAAATTTTTCATTGTTTTTTTTCAATAGAAATTCTCCACCTTTTGCAACCATTACGGGATCTAATATTATTTTATCAAATTTATATTCTTTTAATTTTTTTGCAATAGTTTTTATAGTTTTTTCTGTTGAAACCATACCTATTTTTAATGCATCGGGTCTTATATCTTCAAAAACCATATCTATTTGATCTGAAATTATTTGAGGATCTATGTCTTGAATTGATTTTACCTGTTGTGTATTTTCAGCTGTTATTGCTGTTATTACAGACATTCCATATACTTCAAAAGTATGAAAAGTTTTTAAATCTGCTTGAACACCTGCTCCACCACTACAATCTGTACCGGCAATTGTTAATGCTTTTGCTTTATAATTCATATATGTTCCTCCTCTATTATTTTTAAAAATTCTTTAGTTGTTTTTTCGATATCTTTAGAACATAACAAGGCAGATATTATACAAACTCCATCTATATTAGTTTTTAAAACTTCTTTTATATTTTTTAAATTAATTCCGCCTATTGCGGCAACAGGTATTTTTATTTTTTTCAT contains:
- the thiD gene encoding bifunctional hydroxymethylpyrimidine kinase/phosphomethylpyrimidine kinase is translated as MNYKAKALTIAGTDCSGGAGVQADLKTFHTFEVYGMSVITAITAENTQQVKSIQDIDPQIISDQIDMVFEDIRPDALKIGMVSTEKTIKTIAKKLKEYKFDKIILDPVMVAKGGEFLLKKNNEKFLIEELIPISYLITPNIPEAEIISEMAIKNIEDMKNACIKIYEKGAKNVLLKGGHFKGEIATDILYDGFNFYEYSEKRINSKNTHGTGCTISAAITSLIAQNYTLKDALTIAKDFITKAIKYAPKNIGHGHGPLNHNIKPAKIQHFKYHANDYDKWFKSNKILFENELKAQKKALKNPEKTLAVGIGDGLFAKELGIKEGIEPSEDMAKLAKSKGLDVKIGCAEELPYDDESWENVYLGTIMASVNDKRKSIQEAVRVCKKNGEIIVSILPKESSFPLLYDLSYLKGEFDKKISPEYPYPLEFLKDVKWATVEEVSDLMKEYGIKNIEYIQTLTMHPKYSNIIEEEPKSGYTHGDYVIIKGVKK